In one Palaemon carinicauda isolate YSFRI2023 chromosome 25, ASM3689809v2, whole genome shotgun sequence genomic region, the following are encoded:
- the LOC137618853 gene encoding uncharacterized protein codes for MRWRLELSCFNFDITYRLGSKNQVADAFSHASGCVASLTCTQRDKLTQLQEHLCHPGIRRMTPIIRQRNLPFTIEEARTVILSGLPQYIHSDRGPAFGSSVYQKFLHYHGVATSYLSAFNPRGNGQIERANGTLWCTIRLALASLSLPIEMWEAVLDQALHSMRSLLYVVTN; via the exons atgcggtggaggctggaactgagttgtttcaacttcgacatcacatacagacttggatcaaagaaccaagtagcagatGCTTTCTCTCatgcctcgggatgtgtggcttcacttacctgtactcaaaGAGACAAGCTGACTCAGCTTCAAGAGCACCTGTgtcatccaggaatcagaaggatgacccccatcataagacagagaaacttaccctttaccattgaagaagctcggactgtcatac tttcGGGCCTGCCccagtacattcattcagacaggggacctgctttcgGGTCGTCAgtgtaccaaaagttccttcattatcatggagtggctacaagctacttGTCTGCATTtaacccccgtggcaatggccagatcgagagagccaatggaactttgtggtGCACCATAAGGCTCGCTcttgcttctctctccctccctatagaaatgtgggaggctgtcttggatcaagcattacacagcatgaggtcccttctgtaCGTCGTTACAAACTAA